In the genome of Drosophila subpulchrella strain 33 F10 #4 breed RU33 chromosome 2L, RU_Dsub_v1.1 Primary Assembly, whole genome shotgun sequence, one region contains:
- the LOC119547054 gene encoding uncharacterized protein LOC119547054 gives MDHTMTLWFLVLVILSPTWLVWRRRAAKVTSATKFLYLDRHIAERNQSWAHRLPINFYSEWNQQYYRRFRRHAGMMVLCGTEIRHQHPFEYARFV, from the coding sequence ATGGATCATACAATGACGCTTTGGTTTCTGGTCTTGGTGATCTTAAGTCCCACATGGCTAGTCTGGCGAAGAAGGGCCGCCAAAGTCACTTCCGCAACGAAGTTTTTGTATCTAGACCGTCACATTGCCGAACGCAATCAGAGTTGGGCCCACCGTCTCCCAATAAACTTCTATTCCGAATGGAACCAGCAGTACTACAGGAGATTTCGTCGACACGCTGGCATGATGGTCTTATGTGGAACAGAAATTCGGCACCAGCACCCATTCGAATATGCTCGATTTGTCTGA
- the LOC119547053 gene encoding vitelline membrane protein Vm26Ab-like, with amino-acid sequence MAFNFGHLLIAGVLALTAVSSETIQLQATQGILIPAPLAENIRVSRAAYGGYGVEAASAPASFSYSAPAVQPYSAPAVQPYSAPAGPSYSAPAAPTYSAPSSIPSPPCPKNYLFSCQPSLQPVSCNAPSPSYGSAGAYSQYVPHYAVPFVREL; translated from the coding sequence ATGGCATTTAACTTTGGTCACCTTCTTATCGCCGGTGTTTTGGCATTGACCGCAGTGTCCTCCGAGACCATCCAGCTGCAGGCCACGCAGGGTATCCTTATCCCAGCTCCTCTGGCTGAGAACATTCGTGTGTCGCGCGCTGCCTACGGCGGATATGGAGTTGAAGCTGCATCGGCTCCAGCTTCCTTCTCCTACTCGGCTCCAGCTGTCCAGCCCTACTCTGCTCCAGCTGTCCAGCCCTACTCTGCTCCTGCTGGTCCCTCCTACTCAGCTCCAGCCGCACCCACCTACTCAGCCCCGTCATCCATTCCATCGCCGCCGTGCCCAAAGAACTATTTATTCAGCTGCCAGCCGTCTCTGCAGCCCGTGTCCTGCAATGCTCCATCCCCCAGCTACGGATCCGCCGGGGCCTACTCGCAATATGTGCCCCACTACGCTGTTCCCTTCGTCCGAGAACTGTAA